In Legionella beliardensis, the following are encoded in one genomic region:
- the argE gene encoding acetylornithine deacetylase translates to MTTIDWLSALIAFDTTSSKSNLQLIHTIADWFLQHNIKSRFTSKADNKANLFATLPSVDGNTQGGIILSGHTDVVPVVGQAWDSDPFKAELRDDKVFGRGACDMKGFIAVTLALLPKLQALNLNFPVHFAFSYDEEIGCCGAPVMIADLKPLNCNPKLCIVGEPTNMQPVVAHKGIRVFRCQIQGNAAHSSLTPNGCNAIEYAAKLILFLRQLAEKFKKEQLDRDFDVPFTTLTTNMIQGGNAHNIIPAYCEFVFEFRHLPEHAASSIKNQIDQYINSHLLHEMQQEYPLAAVNLNEIAGVPSFAAHADSKLTQLCQAITGQYAAKKVAYATEAGLFQEAAISTIVCGPGSIEQAHRANEFVTLAQLQQCEQFLLAVVENMAIS, encoded by the coding sequence ATGACAACAATTGATTGGCTTTCAGCGTTAATCGCTTTTGATACCACTTCATCTAAGTCTAATTTGCAATTAATTCATACCATTGCCGATTGGTTTTTACAGCACAATATTAAATCAAGATTCACTTCAAAAGCAGATAATAAGGCAAATCTATTTGCAACATTACCAAGTGTCGATGGAAACACTCAAGGCGGTATTATTTTATCAGGCCATACGGATGTCGTGCCTGTTGTTGGACAGGCTTGGGATAGTGATCCATTTAAAGCAGAACTACGTGACGATAAAGTATTTGGGCGAGGTGCTTGCGATATGAAAGGGTTTATTGCCGTTACTTTGGCTTTATTGCCTAAATTGCAAGCCCTTAATTTAAATTTCCCAGTGCACTTTGCTTTTTCCTATGACGAAGAAATTGGTTGTTGTGGGGCACCGGTGATGATTGCCGATTTAAAGCCATTAAATTGTAATCCGAAATTGTGTATTGTTGGTGAGCCGACTAATATGCAGCCTGTGGTAGCTCATAAAGGCATTCGGGTATTTCGTTGTCAAATTCAAGGCAATGCCGCACATTCTTCCTTAACGCCCAATGGCTGTAACGCGATAGAGTATGCAGCAAAATTGATTTTATTTTTAAGGCAATTGGCTGAAAAGTTCAAAAAAGAGCAGCTTGATAGAGATTTTGATGTACCATTTACGACGCTCACAACCAATATGATTCAAGGCGGAAATGCTCATAATATAATTCCAGCTTATTGTGAATTTGTTTTCGAATTTCGCCATTTACCTGAACATGCTGCTAGTAGTATAAAAAATCAAATAGATCAATATATAAATAGCCATTTATTACACGAAATGCAGCAAGAATATCCCCTAGCTGCTGTTAATTTAAATGAAATAGCGGGCGTGCCAAGTTTTGCTGCCCATGCAGATTCTAAATTAACGCAACTTTGCCAAGCCATCACGGGTCAATATGCAGCAAAAAAAGTAGCTTACGCCACTGAGGCAGGTTTATTTCAAGAAGCTGCTATTTCTACTATTGTTTGTGGCCCAGGTAGTATCGAGCAAGCGCATCGGGCTAATGAATTTGTAACACTTGCGCAACTACAACAGTGTGAACAGTTTTTACTAGCAGTTGTTGAAAATATGGCAATAAGCTGA
- a CDS encoding NAD(P)H-binding protein produces MNILITGASGFAGTWVTRELIQKGHQVVAAVRDIAYTQKLFPQAQVQACDFVKDTTVEAWLPRLAGIDVVINCVGIFYHSNPKIMWAIHFDTPKALFKAAEQSTVKQIIHLSALGVDCYQSDYATSKKAIEDYLLTLKIPAIILRPSFIYGPASEGGMALMRALAAFPGIIPLPGKGMQQFQPIHVGDLAHAISNMIEHDINEAVILAAVASTPITLKEILLTLRSWLQLARGYCLSIPLILIKLGAKLGDYLPFSTINTPAIAMLELGNVTSPAEAKKFAQTARLTPRSFTEGVYSYPSNKPDRFYARLFFIKPLLRLSLAFMWLASALVSAFFFPRVASYTLLAKVGVASSWQPFLLNSACIINALIGISLLFNYKTKLNCVLQVLVMAAYTVIITIKLPDLWLEPFGSIVKNIPVLISIIILYLMD; encoded by the coding sequence ATGAATATTTTAATTACAGGCGCATCAGGGTTTGCTGGTACTTGGGTCACCAGAGAGTTAATTCAAAAAGGGCATCAAGTAGTTGCTGCAGTAAGAGATATAGCGTACACCCAAAAATTATTTCCACAAGCGCAAGTACAGGCTTGTGATTTTGTGAAGGATACAACTGTTGAAGCGTGGCTGCCTCGGTTAGCAGGCATTGATGTTGTCATTAATTGCGTAGGTATCTTTTACCATTCAAATCCTAAAATCATGTGGGCTATCCATTTTGATACGCCAAAGGCGTTATTTAAAGCGGCTGAGCAGTCAACCGTTAAACAAATTATTCACCTCTCAGCCTTAGGTGTTGACTGCTACCAGTCTGATTATGCAACCAGTAAAAAAGCGATTGAGGATTATTTATTAACCCTAAAAATTCCTGCCATTATTTTAAGACCTTCTTTTATTTATGGTCCCGCATCAGAGGGCGGGATGGCGTTAATGCGTGCTTTGGCCGCTTTTCCTGGCATTATTCCTTTACCAGGAAAAGGAATGCAGCAATTTCAGCCTATTCATGTTGGGGATTTAGCACACGCTATAAGTAATATGATTGAGCATGATATCAATGAAGCCGTTATTTTAGCGGCTGTAGCAAGCACGCCAATCACCTTAAAAGAAATACTATTAACCCTGCGCAGCTGGTTACAGCTCGCTCGTGGTTACTGTTTATCTATTCCTTTAATCCTCATTAAATTAGGTGCTAAGCTGGGAGATTATTTGCCTTTTTCTACTATAAATACACCAGCGATTGCGATGCTTGAACTGGGCAATGTGACGAGCCCCGCTGAGGCGAAAAAATTTGCCCAAACGGCGCGACTTACGCCAAGAAGTTTTACAGAAGGTGTTTATAGCTATCCGAGCAATAAGCCAGATCGTTTTTATGCTCGATTATTTTTTATCAAACCTTTACTGCGCTTAAGCTTAGCCTTTATGTGGTTAGCCAGTGCGCTTGTTAGTGCGTTTTTCTTTCCCAGGGTTGCGTCTTATACGCTTTTAGCGAAGGTTGGGGTAGCTAGTTCTTGGCAACCGTTTTTACTAAATAGTGCTTGTATCATTAATGCACTTATTGGAATTAGCTTATTATTTAATTATAAAACAAAGCTAAATTGCGTGTTACAAGTGCTGGTTATGGCTGCTTACACGGTTATTATTACCATCAAATTACCCGATTTGTGGTTAGAGCCATTTGGCTCTATAGTTAAGAATATTCCGGTTTTAATTAGTATTATTATTCTCTATTTAATGGATTAA
- a CDS encoding FAD-dependent oxidoreductase, with product MEEGKSLWVAISKREKNYPTLMADIEVDVAIVGGGITAVTAACQLIEAGKRVAIIEAGQIGGLTTSYSTGNLYVAVQPFYQTIEKKFDLDTAKVVAQSRLMAIDHIEKNVREKNINCHFNRRPWYCYTTAAKERASIEKEVELFKRLGIDIDYTTQMPLAVPYKKAAVMPNQARFNPLQYVISMADYLHEKGCMIYENTQVTHFEEKEICFAYTKNAKIKADKLFLATHTPLGINNAHFFTAPYRSYVVAVRLKNHVCPEGHFWDLSEQSHIFSAHAYQSDDPELLMLSGSHHKTGQGNNTEKHYQELETYLKTFLPIEEVIFKWSAQHYKSADNIPYIGLASRTAKHTFMATGYFADGLTYGTLAGLNIADLILKKTIPFKDVYQANRNTLGASLGFMAKENSNVAMQYSKDLPIAAADIESVKEGEGKVIEINKEKFAVCRDKNELHMVSAVCPHMKCIVNWNSAEKTWDCPCHGSRFTKQGKYIEGPAMADLTIKQE from the coding sequence ATGGAAGAAGGTAAATCGCTGTGGGTTGCTATTAGTAAGCGAGAAAAAAATTATCCAACGCTAATGGCTGACATTGAGGTGGATGTAGCTATTGTTGGCGGCGGTATTACGGCGGTTACTGCTGCTTGTCAATTAATCGAAGCCGGTAAACGCGTGGCTATCATTGAAGCTGGTCAAATTGGTGGACTAACAACCAGTTATTCAACCGGTAATTTATACGTTGCTGTACAGCCATTTTATCAAACCATTGAAAAAAAATTTGATTTAGATACCGCTAAAGTGGTTGCGCAATCGCGGCTCATGGCTATCGATCATATCGAAAAAAATGTACGTGAAAAAAATATCAATTGCCACTTTAACCGCAGGCCTTGGTATTGCTACACGACGGCTGCAAAAGAGCGTGCTTCTATTGAAAAGGAAGTTGAGTTATTTAAGCGCTTAGGCATTGATATTGATTACACAACTCAAATGCCTCTTGCAGTACCCTACAAAAAAGCAGCTGTCATGCCTAATCAAGCGCGCTTTAATCCACTACAATATGTTATTTCCATGGCAGACTACCTGCATGAAAAAGGGTGTATGATTTATGAAAATACTCAGGTGACGCATTTTGAAGAAAAAGAGATATGCTTTGCTTACACTAAAAATGCAAAAATTAAGGCAGATAAGCTTTTCTTAGCTACCCATACGCCGCTTGGTATCAATAATGCTCACTTTTTTACGGCTCCTTATCGAAGTTATGTCGTTGCTGTGCGTTTAAAAAATCACGTTTGTCCTGAAGGACACTTTTGGGATTTAAGTGAGCAGTCTCATATCTTTTCGGCGCATGCTTATCAAAGTGATGATCCTGAATTATTGATGCTTTCTGGTAGCCATCATAAAACCGGGCAAGGGAATAATACCGAAAAGCATTATCAAGAATTAGAAACGTATTTAAAAACCTTCCTGCCAATCGAAGAAGTTATTTTTAAATGGTCAGCCCAGCATTATAAATCAGCTGATAATATCCCTTACATAGGCCTAGCTTCACGAACTGCAAAACATACCTTTATGGCTACTGGCTATTTTGCAGATGGATTAACGTATGGCACATTAGCAGGACTTAATATTGCTGATTTGATTCTTAAAAAAACTATACCCTTTAAGGATGTCTATCAAGCTAATCGCAACACCCTTGGTGCGTCTTTAGGCTTTATGGCTAAGGAAAATAGTAATGTTGCTATGCAATATAGTAAGGATTTACCCATTGCAGCGGCTGATATTGAATCAGTTAAAGAGGGGGAAGGCAAAGTTATCGAAATTAATAAGGAAAAATTTGCTGTTTGCCGAGATAAAAATGAACTACACATGGTCTCTGCTGTCTGCCCACATATGAAATGTATTGTTAATTGGAATAGCGCTGAAAAAACTTGGGATTGCCCTTGCCACGGCAGCCGCTTTACTAAGCAAGGTAAATACATTGAGGGACCGGCCATGGCTGATTTGACCATAAAACAAGAATAG
- the rodA gene encoding rod shape-determining protein RodA — protein sequence MKHQQTRPVYRLTAKSIHLDWPLLGLLFILTAFGMLILYSASNENINMIMRQAMRLSFAFTVMLIFAAIPPHKYKIWTPWIYGIGLALLIAVMVIGKIGKGAQRWLDLGLFRFQPSEIMKLAVPLMAAWYLDRKPTPIDLKTLASVVLIIFIPALLIAKQPDLGTAIMVISAGLSAVFLAGISLRIILLVGICVGFSAPLLWHVMHDYQKQRIFTLLNPEQDPLGSGYHIIQSKIAIGSGGAFGKGWLQGSQSHLNFLPEHATDFIFAVSGEEFGFVGSSLLIILFIIISWRGLQIAKQAQTCFTRLLAASLAMTFFLSAFVNIGMVMGILPVVGIPLPLVSYGGTAMVTFLASFGILMSISSHRILFNAHR from the coding sequence ATGAAACATCAGCAAACACGCCCAGTTTATCGGCTAACTGCTAAATCGATTCACCTCGATTGGCCTTTGCTAGGGTTACTATTTATATTAACCGCCTTTGGCATGCTTATTTTATATAGCGCTTCTAATGAGAATATAAATATGATCATGCGTCAAGCAATGCGCTTGTCTTTTGCCTTTACTGTCATGCTAATCTTTGCTGCCATTCCTCCGCATAAATATAAAATATGGACACCCTGGATTTATGGTATAGGACTTGCCCTGTTAATTGCGGTCATGGTCATCGGAAAAATTGGTAAGGGAGCACAGCGATGGCTTGATTTAGGGTTATTTCGTTTTCAGCCCTCAGAAATCATGAAATTAGCTGTACCGCTTATGGCGGCCTGGTATTTAGACAGAAAACCCACCCCTATTGATTTAAAAACCTTAGCGTCGGTGGTCTTAATCATTTTTATACCAGCCCTTCTAATCGCTAAGCAGCCTGATTTAGGTACTGCTATTATGGTGATCTCAGCAGGTTTAAGTGCTGTCTTTTTAGCAGGCATATCCCTGCGCATTATTCTGCTTGTAGGAATATGTGTTGGATTTAGCGCACCTCTTTTGTGGCATGTTATGCATGATTATCAAAAGCAGCGTATTTTTACCTTGCTTAATCCTGAGCAAGATCCACTTGGCTCAGGCTATCATATTATTCAGTCTAAGATTGCGATAGGCTCAGGGGGTGCTTTTGGCAAAGGTTGGCTACAGGGATCACAATCGCATCTTAATTTTCTTCCAGAACATGCAACTGACTTTATCTTTGCGGTGAGCGGAGAAGAGTTTGGTTTTGTTGGCAGCAGTCTGCTAATTATTCTTTTCATTATTATTTCTTGGCGAGGATTACAAATTGCTAAACAAGCTCAAACCTGTTTTACCCGTTTGTTGGCAGCGAGCCTTGCCATGACTTTTTTCCTTTCTGCCTTTGTGAACATTGGTATGGTAATGGGTATCTTGCCAGTCGTTGGTATTCCTCTACCGCTTGTTAGCTATGGCGGAACAGCCATGGTTACTTTTTTAGCTAGCTTTGGGATTTTAATGTCGATTAGTTCGCATCGAATTTTATTTAATGCCCATCGCTAG
- the rnhB gene encoding ribonuclease HII: MVNYIAGVDEAGRGPLAGPVVTAAVILNEPIAGLTDSKKLTAAKRSVLALEIQSKALAFAYGRAEVAEIDHLNIHHATLLAMKRAIENLPICPHHIKVDGLYVPTIEISCEAIVQGDLLVAEISAASILAKVARDAEMDALELHYPGYEFATHKGYPTAKHLNALQLLGPCAIHRKSYGPVAKLLAAQANQLAQPMPVEA, from the coding sequence ATGGTTAACTATATTGCGGGTGTCGATGAAGCTGGTCGCGGACCTTTAGCAGGCCCAGTTGTGACAGCAGCTGTTATTTTAAATGAACCTATTGCGGGTTTAACTGATTCAAAGAAATTAACGGCCGCAAAACGAAGCGTGCTTGCTCTAGAAATACAAAGTAAAGCCTTAGCATTTGCTTATGGTCGAGCGGAAGTGGCAGAAATTGACCATTTAAACATACACCATGCAACCCTATTAGCCATGAAGCGTGCCATCGAAAACCTACCCATATGCCCACATCATATTAAGGTAGATGGTTTATATGTTCCAACTATAGAAATTAGCTGCGAAGCGATTGTGCAGGGGGATTTACTTGTAGCGGAAATCAGTGCTGCTTCAATTTTGGCGAAAGTAGCGAGGGATGCTGAAATGGATGCCCTGGAATTGCATTATCCTGGATATGAATTTGCTACGCATAAAGGCTATCCAACTGCTAAGCACTTAAATGCACTGCAACTACTTGGCCCTTGTGCTATTCATCGAAAAAGCTATGGGCCCGTTGCTAAATTGTTGGCTGCTCAAGCTAACCAACTCGCACAGCCAATGCCTGTTGAAGCTTAA
- a CDS encoding Gfo/Idh/MocA family protein: MNVLKCAVIGVGYLGRFHAQKYKSLPNITLVGVCDINPDVCDLVAQELNVPSYYDYKELFGKVDVVSIATTTNQHFAVAKECLEQGIHVLIEKPITETVEQANQLIALAKKHGAKLQVGHLERFNSARLALEEHLDKPLFIESQRLAPFNPRGTDVNVILDLMIHDIDIIQTIVNSPITKIDAQGTPILSSSIDIANARIKFKNNCVANITASRISFKTERKTRIFQPNSYISIDYHNKQFAVFRKGEGEMFPGIPEITRHQSVFEKGDALLEEINSFIHCIRADTTPLVTGEEGRNALATAQKITKLINTDLVSRLTDAYA; this comes from the coding sequence ATGAATGTGTTAAAATGTGCTGTTATTGGTGTTGGCTACTTAGGCCGCTTTCACGCCCAAAAATACAAAAGCCTACCTAATATTACCCTGGTTGGCGTATGCGACATTAATCCAGATGTCTGCGACCTTGTAGCTCAAGAACTTAATGTCCCCTCTTATTATGATTATAAAGAATTATTTGGAAAAGTGGATGTTGTTAGTATTGCAACAACCACAAATCAGCATTTTGCTGTTGCTAAAGAGTGTTTAGAGCAAGGTATTCATGTTCTCATTGAAAAACCGATTACCGAAACCGTAGAGCAAGCTAATCAGTTGATTGCTTTAGCAAAAAAACACGGCGCCAAATTGCAAGTTGGTCATTTAGAACGCTTTAACTCGGCACGTTTAGCCTTAGAAGAACATCTTGATAAACCGCTTTTTATTGAATCACAGCGATTAGCACCTTTTAATCCACGTGGCACAGATGTTAATGTAATTTTAGATTTAATGATTCATGACATTGATATCATTCAAACCATCGTAAATAGCCCTATTACTAAAATAGATGCGCAAGGAACACCAATTCTGTCTTCGTCAATCGATATTGCTAATGCGCGCATTAAATTTAAAAACAATTGTGTCGCTAACATTACAGCGAGCCGTATTAGTTTTAAAACTGAACGTAAAACGCGTATTTTTCAACCCAATTCTTATATTTCTATTGATTATCACAATAAGCAATTTGCGGTATTTCGTAAAGGAGAAGGCGAAATGTTTCCGGGGATTCCTGAAATCACTAGACACCAATCTGTCTTTGAGAAAGGTGATGCGCTCTTAGAAGAAATTAATTCATTTATTCATTGTATTCGTGCCGATACCACACCTTTAGTTACTGGAGAAGAAGGACGCAACGCGCTAGCTACTGCTCAGAAAATTACCAAGCTTATTAATACGGATCTCGTATCTAGGCTGACTGATGCTTATGCCTAA
- a CDS encoding DUF1840 domain-containing protein, translated as MLVTFTCESYGKLIFFGNVARHLIKLMGHSDNIPGAIKAEEVEQALNNLLAGLNQTNKNAPLPRDKEDEPPISLATRAVPLIDMLKSAQKHQSDIIWQ; from the coding sequence ATGCTAGTCACTTTTACGTGTGAGTCTTATGGAAAACTCATATTCTTTGGTAATGTTGCAAGGCATTTAATTAAGCTAATGGGTCATAGCGATAATATACCCGGAGCCATTAAGGCTGAAGAAGTGGAGCAAGCGTTAAATAATTTATTAGCAGGGCTTAATCAAACAAATAAAAACGCGCCCTTACCAAGGGATAAAGAAGATGAACCACCTATTAGTCTCGCAACCCGCGCTGTTCCTTTAATTGATATGCTTAAATCAGCGCAAAAACATCAATCTGATATTATCTGGCAATAG
- a CDS encoding protein adenylyltransferase SelO — MKLNFDNSFARLPNYFFTKLNPTSVKEPRLVHANHETAALLEISDKDIQKKTFANYFSGNTHLPGSEPLATVYSGHQFGYYVPQLGDGRALLLGEVVNQQGERWDVQLKGAGQTPYSRMGDGRSVLRSAIREYLCSAAMHALNIPTTRALSIVATNELVYREVPEPGAVLTRVAESHIRFGHFEYFYYTNQHQALKELADYVLHRHYPDIPTNVEGYLHLFEQAVLKTAQLIAKWQAVGFCHGVMNTDNMSILGLTIDYGPFGFLNAFNANHICNSSDYTGRYAFDQQPTIAFWNLLALAQALTPLIAAEQLQETVARFDNELQAHYYQLVQQKLGLERTHNTDKQLVAELFSLLQRDKVDYTVFFRRLSNFNPQKDNDFLAYLFENKKELNTWLARYKDRLTHEEMPISVRQEKMKKINPKYILRNHLAQQAISQAYENQNYREIGKLYTILQKPFDEQPEYELYSLPPPKDLAEIKVSCSS, encoded by the coding sequence ATGAAACTAAATTTTGATAATAGTTTTGCGCGCTTACCTAATTATTTTTTTACGAAGCTCAACCCCACTTCTGTGAAAGAGCCTAGGCTTGTTCATGCTAATCATGAAACAGCTGCCTTATTAGAAATAAGCGATAAAGATATTCAGAAAAAAACCTTTGCTAATTATTTTTCTGGCAATACGCATCTACCAGGAAGCGAGCCTTTAGCCACTGTCTATTCAGGCCATCAATTTGGTTATTATGTGCCACAGTTAGGCGATGGTCGGGCTCTTTTATTAGGCGAAGTCGTTAATCAGCAAGGTGAGCGTTGGGATGTGCAATTAAAAGGCGCAGGCCAAACACCTTATTCGCGTATGGGCGATGGGCGCTCCGTATTGCGTTCCGCAATCCGAGAATATTTATGCTCAGCTGCCATGCATGCCTTAAATATTCCTACCACTCGTGCCTTATCTATTGTCGCAACCAATGAATTGGTTTACCGCGAAGTGCCAGAACCTGGTGCGGTATTAACGCGGGTTGCCGAATCACACATTCGTTTTGGCCATTTTGAGTACTTTTACTATACCAATCAACATCAGGCGCTAAAAGAATTAGCAGACTATGTTTTGCATAGACATTATCCTGATATACCAACTAATGTCGAAGGTTATCTTCACTTATTTGAGCAGGCCGTCTTAAAAACCGCACAATTAATTGCAAAATGGCAAGCAGTAGGGTTTTGTCATGGCGTCATGAATACAGATAATATGTCCATTTTAGGATTAACTATCGATTATGGCCCCTTTGGCTTTCTTAATGCCTTTAATGCAAATCATATTTGCAATAGTTCTGACTATACGGGACGTTATGCATTTGATCAGCAGCCAACAATTGCCTTTTGGAATTTATTAGCGTTAGCACAAGCACTAACACCTCTTATTGCTGCTGAGCAACTGCAAGAAACCGTGGCGCGCTTTGATAATGAATTACAAGCTCATTACTATCAGTTAGTTCAGCAAAAATTAGGATTAGAAAGAACACACAATACTGATAAACAGTTAGTTGCTGAATTATTCTCTCTACTACAACGTGATAAAGTAGATTATACCGTGTTCTTTCGTCGTTTAAGCAATTTTAATCCACAAAAAGACAATGATTTTTTAGCTTACCTTTTTGAGAATAAAAAAGAATTAAATACCTGGCTAGCTCGCTATAAAGATAGATTAACGCATGAAGAAATGCCTATTAGCGTTCGCCAAGAAAAAATGAAGAAGATTAATCCAAAATATATACTACGTAATCACCTAGCGCAGCAAGCTATTTCACAAGCTTACGAAAACCAAAATTATCGTGAGATTGGCAAATTATATACTATTTTACAAAAGCCTTTCGATGAACAGCCAGAGTATGAATTATATTCCCTACCACCGCCAAAAGACTTAGCAGAAATTAAAGTAAGCTGTTCATCTTAA
- a CDS encoding DUF2269 family protein — MLYLWLKYIHILSSTILFGTGIGTACIMLYGHLKKDIVVMGAINEYVVVVDWIFTGSTMIVQPLTGLAMVYISGFPLTSFWIMGSLIAYGFALLCWLIVVYLQIKIRNLTSYAAKTRTPLPKAYYTYFKSWFILGWPALISLLIVFYLMTFKPYQVPFL, encoded by the coding sequence ATGCTCTATTTATGGCTAAAATACATACACATCTTAAGTTCCACTATCTTATTTGGCACCGGTATTGGTACCGCATGCATCATGCTTTATGGTCATTTAAAAAAAGACATTGTGGTGATGGGTGCTATTAATGAGTATGTCGTTGTTGTTGATTGGATTTTCACTGGCAGCACCATGATAGTTCAGCCCCTAACAGGCTTAGCGATGGTTTATATCAGTGGCTTTCCTTTAACATCTTTTTGGATAATGGGAAGCTTAATAGCTTATGGGTTTGCTTTGTTATGTTGGTTAATTGTGGTTTATCTACAAATTAAAATTCGCAACCTAACTTCTTATGCAGCAAAAACAAGAACTCCATTACCTAAGGCATATTATACTTATTTTAAATCTTGGTTTATCTTAGGTTGGCCAGCGCTAATTAGCTTGTTAATTGTTTTTTATTTAATGACCTTTAAACCTTATCAAGTTCCATTTTTATAA
- the lpxB gene encoding lipid-A-disaccharide synthase, whose product MLMPKHIVLLAGEESGDHHAAHLVKELLAYDPTLQFSGMGGKHMQEAGVDVIADLGRFGVIGITAVITHAFVIKKILTTVKKHLEQVKPDLVILVDCPGFNIPMAKFAKQRLGLRIIYYISPQIWAWKANRIHTLKACVDHMAVIFPFEKEIYQKAGVPVSFVGHPLVDRVKPSKDIEQIKQALNLPRDKKLIAMLPGSRRNEIEKHLPVLVKTAEKLTALHPDLHFVIPIAQTIKPNLIQDYFKNSPVNISFIPGQAIDVLACSDCVVVASGTASLECALMQKPMCIIYKGSFLSYLIAVKVIKVKYLGLCNLLQNKMIVPELLQYDCNDVELTRTLNELIVDKSLQEKLTNRLTKLKHSLSSEQADRSMVNVIKMELDKV is encoded by the coding sequence ATGCTTATGCCTAAGCATATTGTACTTCTTGCAGGTGAGGAATCGGGCGATCACCATGCGGCGCATTTAGTTAAAGAATTATTAGCCTATGACCCAACATTACAATTTAGCGGCATGGGCGGCAAACACATGCAAGAAGCAGGCGTTGACGTCATTGCCGACTTAGGTCGCTTTGGTGTTATAGGTATCACTGCTGTTATTACTCATGCCTTTGTCATTAAAAAAATACTTACTACTGTAAAAAAGCATTTAGAACAGGTTAAGCCTGACTTAGTCATTTTGGTGGATTGCCCAGGTTTTAATATTCCTATGGCAAAATTCGCTAAACAGCGATTGGGACTCCGTATTATTTACTACATTAGCCCGCAAATATGGGCGTGGAAAGCAAATCGCATTCATACCCTTAAAGCCTGCGTTGATCATATGGCAGTTATTTTCCCTTTTGAAAAAGAAATTTATCAAAAAGCAGGCGTTCCGGTATCGTTTGTTGGTCATCCGTTAGTAGACAGGGTAAAACCCTCAAAAGATATTGAACAAATTAAGCAAGCGCTTAATCTTCCTCGTGATAAGAAATTAATTGCCATGCTACCTGGTAGCCGTCGCAATGAAATAGAAAAACACCTGCCCGTTTTGGTTAAAACTGCCGAAAAATTAACCGCCTTACATCCAGATCTCCATTTTGTTATTCCTATTGCGCAAACCATTAAACCTAATCTTATTCAAGATTATTTTAAAAATAGCCCAGTCAATATAAGCTTTATTCCTGGACAAGCCATTGATGTTCTTGCTTGCAGTGACTGTGTCGTGGTGGCTTCAGGAACTGCATCCCTTGAATGCGCTTTAATGCAAAAACCCATGTGTATCATTTATAAAGGTTCTTTTTTAAGTTATCTTATTGCTGTAAAAGTAATTAAGGTTAAATACTTAGGATTATGTAATTTATTACAAAATAAGATGATAGTTCCTGAGCTGTTACAATACGATTGTAACGATGTTGAGCTAACGCGTACTTTAAATGAACTTATCGTTGATAAATCGCTGCAAGAAAAACTTACCAATCGTTTAACAAAGCTTAAACATTCTTTATCTAGCGAGCAAGCTGACCGCTCGATGGTTAATGTTATAAAAATGGAACTTGATAAGGTTTAA
- a CDS encoding helix-turn-helix domain-containing protein: MNVIDTQASAQGIKQEQGLQELVYTLVTRFLAENKNKPIDDLYDMILSEVEPPLLQAVMEKRRGNQLQAAKMLGISRGTIRKKLLRYFGTKYFRLTDE; the protein is encoded by the coding sequence ATGAACGTGATTGATACACAAGCATCTGCTCAAGGCATAAAACAAGAACAAGGCCTCCAAGAATTAGTTTATACACTAGTTACCCGTTTTCTTGCAGAAAACAAAAATAAACCTATAGATGATTTATATGATATGATTTTGTCAGAAGTTGAGCCACCTCTTCTACAGGCTGTCATGGAAAAACGCCGTGGCAATCAATTACAAGCAGCTAAAATGCTTGGTATAAGCCGTGGCACCATTAGAAAAAAACTATTACGTTATTTTGGAACAAAATATTTCCGCTTAACAGACGAGTAA